From one Lycium ferocissimum isolate CSIRO_LF1 chromosome 7, AGI_CSIRO_Lferr_CH_V1, whole genome shotgun sequence genomic stretch:
- the LOC132064068 gene encoding protein GRAVITROPIC IN THE LIGHT 1, which translates to MQPSGARDTQLRESNSQKVHPQPMEEAANQNPEAVEAMVSRIFTNISSLKSAYIQLQSAHTPYDPDKIQAADKLVISELKNLSELKHFYREHNPKPVCVSPQDSRLAAEIQEQQSLLKTYEVMVKKFQSEIQNKDSEIHQLQQQIQEANQKRVKLEKNLKLRGLSAKESENAVDENGHFSMDLTPELFRSAVEAAYKAIHDFSKPLINMMKAAGWDLDAAASSIDPDIVYAKRAHKKYAFESHICQRMFSGFQNEFFSVKHENSAVTEDSFYHQYLALREMDPLDVVGQSPDSLFGNFCRSKYLAVVHAKMEAAFFGNLDQRNYVMGGGHPRTAFYQAFLKLAKSIWLLHRLAYSFDPPVKVFQVKKGSCFSEVHMESVLKNFIVDENEEKPKVGLMVMPGFYIRGSVIQSQVYLTGVKVTE; encoded by the coding sequence ATGCAACCCAGTGGTGCAAGAGATACACAACTCCGTGAGAGCAATAGCCAGAAGGTCCATCCGCAACCAATGGAGGAAGCCGCAAACCAAAATCCTGAAGCAGTTGAAGCTATGGTATCTAGGATTTTTACAAATATCTCCTCTCTGAAGTCTGCCTACATTCAACTCCAATCTGCTCATACTCCTTATGACCCTGACAAAATCCAAGCTGCTGATAAACTAGTAATTTCGGAGCTGAAGAATCTCTCTGAACTTAAGCACTTCTACAGGGAGCACAATCCCAAACCTGTTTGTGTTTCACCTCAGGACTCTCGCTTGGCTGCGGAGATCCAAGAACAGCAGAGTTTGTTGAAAACATATGAAGTTATGGTGAAGAAGTTTCAATCTGAGATTCAGAATAAAGATTCTGAGATTCATCAGCTGCAGCAGCAGATACAAGAGGCCAATCAGAAGCGTGTCAAATTGGAGAAAAACCTTAAGCTCAGGGGCTTGTCAGCAAAAGAATCAGAGAATGCAGTTGACGAGAACGGGCATTTCTCCATGGACCTAACTCCTGAGCTTTTCAGGTCAGCAGTGGAAGCTGCTTATAAGGCCATTCACGACTTTTCTAAGCCATTGATCAACATGATGAAAGCTGCTGGTTGGGATCTTGATGCTGCAGCAAGCTCCATTGACCCAGATATAGTTTATGCAAAGAGAGCTCACAAGAAATATGCGTTTGAATCACATATCTGCCAAAGAATGTTCTCTGGATTTCAGAATGAATTCTTCTCTGTGAAGCATGAGAATTCAGCTGTCACCGAGGATAGTTTTTACCACCAGTATCTTGCATTACGGGAAATGGATCCACTGGATGTTGTAGGCCAAAGTCCAGATTCCCTTTTTGGGAACTTTTGCCGAAGCAAATACTTAGCGGTGGTTCATGCAAAGATGGAGGCTGCATTTTTCGGGAACTTGGATCAACGAAACTATGTTATGGGTGGTGGACACCCAAGAACAGCTTTCTATCAGGCTTTTCTGAAACTAGCCAAGTCAATTTGGCTTTTGCATAGGTTGGCATATTCATTTGATCCTCCAGTTAAGGTTTTTCAAGTCAAGAAGGGAAGTTGTTTCTCAGAGGTTCATATGGAAAGCGTGCTGAAAAATTTCATTGTAGATGAAAACGAGGAGAAGCCTAAGGTTGGTCTGATGGTTATGCCTGGTTTCTATATCAGGGGCAGTGTGATCCAGAGCCAAGTTTACCTAACTGGTGTGAAGGTTACCGAATGA
- the LOC132064073 gene encoding 21 kDa protein-like: MEKITLSLILFLFNISIFTFVGGVEGTSASHSQPRANKFVEAQCRRTRYPKLCMTSLSNYVTPASEPQELAQAALKVSLVKAIYTKAYVNKVCKQLEQTKSKDYQVVKDCLDQISDGISLLFNSVEELHHLNLDKESEMLWHRSNVQTWLSTVLTDAFTCMDGISGHKLGGYRVKATIKAKVLNVAQVTSNALALFNGYAVRHKASHHSNSGKINKP, encoded by the coding sequence ATGGAGAAAATTACCCTTTCTCTAATTTTGTTTCTCTTCAATATCTCTATCTTCACATTTGTTGGAGGAGTGGAGGGCACTAGTGCTAGTCATTCACAACCTCGTGCCAACAAATTTGTGGAGGCACAATGCAGGCGCACTCGTTATCCAAAGTTGTGCATGACTTCTTTGTCAAATTATGTCACTCCCGCATCTGAACCCCAAGAGCTAGCTCAAGCAGCATTGAAAGTGAGCTTAGTAAAAGCTATCTACACGAAAGCTTACGTGAACAAGGTTTGTAAACAACTCGAACAAACCAAGTCTAAGGATTATCAAGTGGTGAAAGATTGTTTAGATCAAATCTCAGATGGCATTTCCTTGCTTTTCAACTCGGTGGAAGAGCTTCACCATTTGAATTTAGACAAGGAAAGTGAGATGTTATGGCATAGGAGTAATGTTCAAACTTGGCTTAGCACAGTTTTGACTGATGCTTTCACTTGCATGGATGGGATCTCTGGCCACAAATTGGGTGGTTATAGAGTAAAGGCTACAATTAAAGCTAAGGTTCTAAATGTTGCACAAGTCACTAGCAATGCTTTAGCTTTGTTTAATGGATACGCTGTTAGGCACAAGGCTTCCCATCACTCCAACTCTGGCAAAATTAACAAGCCCTAG